Proteins found in one Crassostrea angulata isolate pt1a10 chromosome 3, ASM2561291v2, whole genome shotgun sequence genomic segment:
- the LOC128177670 gene encoding vasodilator-stimulated phosphoprotein-like isoform X7, with product MSEVPIASGRANVMLYDDAAKKWVASGTTQGLSKVQIYRHTTNNTFRVVGRKLQDHEVVINCAIIRGLKYNQATPTFHQWRDQRQVYGLNFANKEDAECFAQAMATALDTINNAGRPGPPAMPPPGVPPQPQQNGPDEPNTDPGDYQRHQRHPSGGAPPPQYREPQPMPAMQPHIPPQIPSQPVVPPGPPISAPPAPAAPPAAPPAPAAPPAPPAPPAPGAPPAPPPPSAAPPAPSGGGGGGLAAALQSAKLKKTQNEESSGGSGGVSGNSSSASLSSMSGGGGGGGGGGDFMSDLAKKLAMRKKASQNESPSNEGSTPPEDRSKRGGSHPPPPAPVKIVNGTTNSPTPARNSAQTLPRNFARTSSTPSELSNRVSAEVPKRTSLNKVLSRQPSLTGQDTAASSLPPTGAGGGSGDLESLKQEILSEMRLEMNKMKSEIIAAIQQTMNAR from the exons atgaG TGAGGTCCCAATAGCTTCAGGCCGGGCCAATGTCATGTTATATGATGATGCCGCCAAGAAATGGGTGGCAAGCGGTACAACACAGGGCCTCTCCAAGGTCCAGATTTATCGCCACACGACCAATAATACATTCAGGGTTGTGGGCAGGAAGCTGCAAGACCATGAG GTGGTCATTAACTGTGCAATCATTCGTGGTCTGAAATATAACCAAGCCACGCCCACATTTCATCAATGGCGAGACCAACGTCAGGTTTATGGTTTGAATTTTGCCAACAAGGAGGACGCAGAATGCTTTGCTCAGGCAATGGCTACCGCTTTGGATACCATAAACA ATGCAGGACGTCCTGGTCCACCAGCAATGCCACCCCCTGGGGTACCCCCACAGCCCCAGCAGAATGGACCAGA CGAACCAAACACTGA tccGGGAGATTATCAAAGACATCAGAGACATCCATCAGGCGGGGCAC CTCCCCCACAATACAGGGAACCACAGCCGATGCCAGCCATGCAGCCTCACATTCCACCGCAGATCCCCTCCCAGCCGGTGGTTCCACCTGGTCCCCCCATCTCTGCACCTCCTGCTCCAGCAGCCCCACCTGCTGCCCCACCAGCCCCTGCAGCCCCACCGGCTCCTCCTGCCCCACCGGCCCCAGGGGCACCACCAGCCCCACCACCTCCCTCTGCAGCCCCACCAGCTCCAAGTGGTGGAGGAGGGGGAGGCTTGGCTGCAGCATTACAGTCAGCGAAATTGAAAAAAACGCAG AATGAAGAATCTAGTGGTGGTAGTGGTGGTGTATCTGGTAACAGCAGTAGTGCCAGTCTGAGCAGTATGAGCGGGGGAGGAggaggagggggagggggaggtgACTTCATGAGTGACCTCGCCAAAAAGTTAGCCATGAGGAAGAAAGCCTCCCAAAATGAATCT CCCAGCAATGAGGGATCCACCCCACCAGAGGACAGAAGTAAGCGGGGAGGTTCCCACCCTCCACCCCCTGCTCCAGTAAAGATTGTGAATGGAACCACAAATTCCCCTACACCAGCCAGAAA TTCAGCTCAAACCCTCCCAAGGAACTTTGCGAGGACATCTTCAACACCTTCAGAGCTTTCAAATCGAGTTTCAGCAGAAGTTCCCAAACGAACTTCACTAAATAAAGTGTTATC ACGGCAACCCTCATTGACCGGCCAGGATACCGCAGCATCCTCGTTACCCCCCACAGGGGCCGGTGGTGGGAGTGGGGACCTGGAATCTCTCAAACAAGAAATCCTCAGTGAGATGAGACTGGAAATGAACAAGATGAAGTCAGAAATCATTGCTG CCATACAACAAACAATGAATGCCAGATAG
- the LOC128177670 gene encoding vasodilator-stimulated phosphoprotein-like isoform X3: MEYSYENPYDTISAVSREEDELYTTPYGEVPIASGRANVMLYDDAAKKWVASGTTQGLSKVQIYRHTTNNTFRVVGRKLQDHEVVINCAIIRGLKYNQATPTFHQWRDQRQVYGLNFANKEDAECFAQAMATALDTINNAGRPGPPAMPPPGVPPQPQQNGPDEPNTDPGDYQRHQRHPSGGAPPPQYREPQPMPAMQPHIPPQIPSQPVVPPGPPISAPPAPAAPPAAPPAPAAPPAPPAPPAPGAPPAPPPPSAAPPAPSGGGGGGLAAALQSAKLKKTQNEESSGGSGGVSGNSSSASLSSMSGGGGGGGGGGDFMSDLAKKLAMRKKASQNESPSNEGSTPPEDRSKRGGSHPPPPAPVKIVNGTTNSPTPARNSAQTLPRNFARTSSTPSELSNRVSAEVPKRTSLNKVLSRQPSLTGQDTAASSLPPTGAGGGSGDLESLKQEILSEMRLEMNKMKSEIIAAIQQTMNAR; encoded by the exons ATGGAATATTCCTATGAGAAtccatatgatacaatatctgCTGTTAGCCGGGAGGAGGATGAGCTTTATACAACTCCATATGG TGAGGTCCCAATAGCTTCAGGCCGGGCCAATGTCATGTTATATGATGATGCCGCCAAGAAATGGGTGGCAAGCGGTACAACACAGGGCCTCTCCAAGGTCCAGATTTATCGCCACACGACCAATAATACATTCAGGGTTGTGGGCAGGAAGCTGCAAGACCATGAG GTGGTCATTAACTGTGCAATCATTCGTGGTCTGAAATATAACCAAGCCACGCCCACATTTCATCAATGGCGAGACCAACGTCAGGTTTATGGTTTGAATTTTGCCAACAAGGAGGACGCAGAATGCTTTGCTCAGGCAATGGCTACCGCTTTGGATACCATAAACA ATGCAGGACGTCCTGGTCCACCAGCAATGCCACCCCCTGGGGTACCCCCACAGCCCCAGCAGAATGGACCAGA CGAACCAAACACTGA tccGGGAGATTATCAAAGACATCAGAGACATCCATCAGGCGGGGCAC CTCCCCCACAATACAGGGAACCACAGCCGATGCCAGCCATGCAGCCTCACATTCCACCGCAGATCCCCTCCCAGCCGGTGGTTCCACCTGGTCCCCCCATCTCTGCACCTCCTGCTCCAGCAGCCCCACCTGCTGCCCCACCAGCCCCTGCAGCCCCACCGGCTCCTCCTGCCCCACCGGCCCCAGGGGCACCACCAGCCCCACCACCTCCCTCTGCAGCCCCACCAGCTCCAAGTGGTGGAGGAGGGGGAGGCTTGGCTGCAGCATTACAGTCAGCGAAATTGAAAAAAACGCAG AATGAAGAATCTAGTGGTGGTAGTGGTGGTGTATCTGGTAACAGCAGTAGTGCCAGTCTGAGCAGTATGAGCGGGGGAGGAggaggagggggagggggaggtgACTTCATGAGTGACCTCGCCAAAAAGTTAGCCATGAGGAAGAAAGCCTCCCAAAATGAATCT CCCAGCAATGAGGGATCCACCCCACCAGAGGACAGAAGTAAGCGGGGAGGTTCCCACCCTCCACCCCCTGCTCCAGTAAAGATTGTGAATGGAACCACAAATTCCCCTACACCAGCCAGAAA TTCAGCTCAAACCCTCCCAAGGAACTTTGCGAGGACATCTTCAACACCTTCAGAGCTTTCAAATCGAGTTTCAGCAGAAGTTCCCAAACGAACTTCACTAAATAAAGTGTTATC ACGGCAACCCTCATTGACCGGCCAGGATACCGCAGCATCCTCGTTACCCCCCACAGGGGCCGGTGGTGGGAGTGGGGACCTGGAATCTCTCAAACAAGAAATCCTCAGTGAGATGAGACTGGAAATGAACAAGATGAAGTCAGAAATCATTGCTG CCATACAACAAACAATGAATGCCAGATAG
- the LOC128177670 gene encoding vasodilator-stimulated phosphoprotein-like isoform X4 has product MNRKYRSRELPPLPDEERSARRPTPPIPSPVVVSAHPDAQTGEVPIASGRANVMLYDDAAKKWVASGTTQGLSKVQIYRHTTNNTFRVVGRKLQDHEVVINCAIIRGLKYNQATPTFHQWRDQRQVYGLNFANKEDAECFAQAMATALDTINNAGRPGPPAMPPPGVPPQPQQNGPDEPNTDPGDYQRHQRHPSGGAPPPQYREPQPMPAMQPHIPPQIPSQPVVPPGPPISAPPAPAAPPAAPPAPAAPPAPPAPPAPGAPPAPPPPSAAPPAPSGGGGGGLAAALQSAKLKKTQNEESSGGSGGVSGNSSSASLSSMSGGGGGGGGGGDFMSDLAKKLAMRKKASQNESPSNEGSTPPEDRSKRGGSHPPPPAPVKIVNGTTNSPTPARNSDEMQLDRLMKSLQAFGRQPSLTGQDTAASSLPPTGAGGGSGDLESLKQEILSEMRLEMNKMKSEIIAAIQQTMNAR; this is encoded by the exons ATGAATCGAAAGTACAGATCTCGAGAGCTGCCTCCACTGCCAGACGAGGAGAGGTCGGCCCGGAGACCCACACCCCCCATACCCTCACCGGTGGTTGTGTCCGCTCATCCCGACGCTCAGACAGG TGAGGTCCCAATAGCTTCAGGCCGGGCCAATGTCATGTTATATGATGATGCCGCCAAGAAATGGGTGGCAAGCGGTACAACACAGGGCCTCTCCAAGGTCCAGATTTATCGCCACACGACCAATAATACATTCAGGGTTGTGGGCAGGAAGCTGCAAGACCATGAG GTGGTCATTAACTGTGCAATCATTCGTGGTCTGAAATATAACCAAGCCACGCCCACATTTCATCAATGGCGAGACCAACGTCAGGTTTATGGTTTGAATTTTGCCAACAAGGAGGACGCAGAATGCTTTGCTCAGGCAATGGCTACCGCTTTGGATACCATAAACA ATGCAGGACGTCCTGGTCCACCAGCAATGCCACCCCCTGGGGTACCCCCACAGCCCCAGCAGAATGGACCAGA CGAACCAAACACTGA tccGGGAGATTATCAAAGACATCAGAGACATCCATCAGGCGGGGCAC CTCCCCCACAATACAGGGAACCACAGCCGATGCCAGCCATGCAGCCTCACATTCCACCGCAGATCCCCTCCCAGCCGGTGGTTCCACCTGGTCCCCCCATCTCTGCACCTCCTGCTCCAGCAGCCCCACCTGCTGCCCCACCAGCCCCTGCAGCCCCACCGGCTCCTCCTGCCCCACCGGCCCCAGGGGCACCACCAGCCCCACCACCTCCCTCTGCAGCCCCACCAGCTCCAAGTGGTGGAGGAGGGGGAGGCTTGGCTGCAGCATTACAGTCAGCGAAATTGAAAAAAACGCAG AATGAAGAATCTAGTGGTGGTAGTGGTGGTGTATCTGGTAACAGCAGTAGTGCCAGTCTGAGCAGTATGAGCGGGGGAGGAggaggagggggagggggaggtgACTTCATGAGTGACCTCGCCAAAAAGTTAGCCATGAGGAAGAAAGCCTCCCAAAATGAATCT CCCAGCAATGAGGGATCCACCCCACCAGAGGACAGAAGTAAGCGGGGAGGTTCCCACCCTCCACCCCCTGCTCCAGTAAAGATTGTGAATGGAACCACAAATTCCCCTACACCAGCCAGAAA CTCTGATGAGATGCAATTAGATAGGCTTATGAAGAGTCTGCAAGCGTTTGG ACGGCAACCCTCATTGACCGGCCAGGATACCGCAGCATCCTCGTTACCCCCCACAGGGGCCGGTGGTGGGAGTGGGGACCTGGAATCTCTCAAACAAGAAATCCTCAGTGAGATGAGACTGGAAATGAACAAGATGAAGTCAGAAATCATTGCTG CCATACAACAAACAATGAATGCCAGATAG
- the LOC128177670 gene encoding vasodilator-stimulated phosphoprotein-like isoform X6 → MNRKYRSRELPPLPDEERSARRPTPPIPSPVVVSAHPDAQTGEVPIASGRANVMLYDDAAKKWVASGTTQGLSKVQIYRHTTNNTFRVVGRKLQDHEVVINCAIIRGLKYNQATPTFHQWRDQRQVYGLNFANKEDAECFAQAMATALDTINNAGRPGPPAMPPPGVPPQPQQNGPDEPNTDPGDYQRHQRHPSGGAPPPQYREPQPMPAMQPHIPPQIPSQPVVPPGPPISAPPAPAAPPAAPPAPAAPPAPPAPPAPGAPPAPPPPSAAPPAPSGGGGGGLAAALQSAKLKKTQNEESSGGSGGVSGNSSSASLSSMSGGGGGGGGGGDFMSDLAKKLAMRKKASQNESPSNEGSTPPEDRSKRGGSHPPPPAPVKIVNGTTNSPTPARKRQPSLTGQDTAASSLPPTGAGGGSGDLESLKQEILSEMRLEMNKMKSEIIAAIQQTMNAR, encoded by the exons ATGAATCGAAAGTACAGATCTCGAGAGCTGCCTCCACTGCCAGACGAGGAGAGGTCGGCCCGGAGACCCACACCCCCCATACCCTCACCGGTGGTTGTGTCCGCTCATCCCGACGCTCAGACAGG TGAGGTCCCAATAGCTTCAGGCCGGGCCAATGTCATGTTATATGATGATGCCGCCAAGAAATGGGTGGCAAGCGGTACAACACAGGGCCTCTCCAAGGTCCAGATTTATCGCCACACGACCAATAATACATTCAGGGTTGTGGGCAGGAAGCTGCAAGACCATGAG GTGGTCATTAACTGTGCAATCATTCGTGGTCTGAAATATAACCAAGCCACGCCCACATTTCATCAATGGCGAGACCAACGTCAGGTTTATGGTTTGAATTTTGCCAACAAGGAGGACGCAGAATGCTTTGCTCAGGCAATGGCTACCGCTTTGGATACCATAAACA ATGCAGGACGTCCTGGTCCACCAGCAATGCCACCCCCTGGGGTACCCCCACAGCCCCAGCAGAATGGACCAGA CGAACCAAACACTGA tccGGGAGATTATCAAAGACATCAGAGACATCCATCAGGCGGGGCAC CTCCCCCACAATACAGGGAACCACAGCCGATGCCAGCCATGCAGCCTCACATTCCACCGCAGATCCCCTCCCAGCCGGTGGTTCCACCTGGTCCCCCCATCTCTGCACCTCCTGCTCCAGCAGCCCCACCTGCTGCCCCACCAGCCCCTGCAGCCCCACCGGCTCCTCCTGCCCCACCGGCCCCAGGGGCACCACCAGCCCCACCACCTCCCTCTGCAGCCCCACCAGCTCCAAGTGGTGGAGGAGGGGGAGGCTTGGCTGCAGCATTACAGTCAGCGAAATTGAAAAAAACGCAG AATGAAGAATCTAGTGGTGGTAGTGGTGGTGTATCTGGTAACAGCAGTAGTGCCAGTCTGAGCAGTATGAGCGGGGGAGGAggaggagggggagggggaggtgACTTCATGAGTGACCTCGCCAAAAAGTTAGCCATGAGGAAGAAAGCCTCCCAAAATGAATCT CCCAGCAATGAGGGATCCACCCCACCAGAGGACAGAAGTAAGCGGGGAGGTTCCCACCCTCCACCCCCTGCTCCAGTAAAGATTGTGAATGGAACCACAAATTCCCCTACACCAGCCAGAAA ACGGCAACCCTCATTGACCGGCCAGGATACCGCAGCATCCTCGTTACCCCCCACAGGGGCCGGTGGTGGGAGTGGGGACCTGGAATCTCTCAAACAAGAAATCCTCAGTGAGATGAGACTGGAAATGAACAAGATGAAGTCAGAAATCATTGCTG CCATACAACAAACAATGAATGCCAGATAG
- the LOC128177670 gene encoding vasodilator-stimulated phosphoprotein-like isoform X9, producing the protein MLYDDAAKKWVASGTTQGLSKVQIYRHTTNNTFRVVGRKLQDHEVVINCAIIRGLKYNQATPTFHQWRDQRQVYGLNFANKEDAECFAQAMATALDTINNAGRPGPPAMPPPGVPPQPQQNGPDEPNTDPGDYQRHQRHPSGGAPPPQYREPQPMPAMQPHIPPQIPSQPVVPPGPPISAPPAPAAPPAAPPAPAAPPAPPAPPAPGAPPAPPPPSAAPPAPSGGGGGGLAAALQSAKLKKTQNEESSGGSGGVSGNSSSASLSSMSGGGGGGGGGGDFMSDLAKKLAMRKKASQNESPSNEGSTPPEDRSKRGGSHPPPPAPVKIVNGTTNSPTPARNSAQTLPRNFARTSSTPSELSNRVSAEVPKRTSLNKVLSRQPSLTGQDTAASSLPPTGAGGGSGDLESLKQEILSEMRLEMNKMKSEIIAAIQQTMNAR; encoded by the exons ATGTTATATGATGATGCCGCCAAGAAATGGGTGGCAAGCGGTACAACACAGGGCCTCTCCAAGGTCCAGATTTATCGCCACACGACCAATAATACATTCAGGGTTGTGGGCAGGAAGCTGCAAGACCATGAG GTGGTCATTAACTGTGCAATCATTCGTGGTCTGAAATATAACCAAGCCACGCCCACATTTCATCAATGGCGAGACCAACGTCAGGTTTATGGTTTGAATTTTGCCAACAAGGAGGACGCAGAATGCTTTGCTCAGGCAATGGCTACCGCTTTGGATACCATAAACA ATGCAGGACGTCCTGGTCCACCAGCAATGCCACCCCCTGGGGTACCCCCACAGCCCCAGCAGAATGGACCAGA CGAACCAAACACTGA tccGGGAGATTATCAAAGACATCAGAGACATCCATCAGGCGGGGCAC CTCCCCCACAATACAGGGAACCACAGCCGATGCCAGCCATGCAGCCTCACATTCCACCGCAGATCCCCTCCCAGCCGGTGGTTCCACCTGGTCCCCCCATCTCTGCACCTCCTGCTCCAGCAGCCCCACCTGCTGCCCCACCAGCCCCTGCAGCCCCACCGGCTCCTCCTGCCCCACCGGCCCCAGGGGCACCACCAGCCCCACCACCTCCCTCTGCAGCCCCACCAGCTCCAAGTGGTGGAGGAGGGGGAGGCTTGGCTGCAGCATTACAGTCAGCGAAATTGAAAAAAACGCAG AATGAAGAATCTAGTGGTGGTAGTGGTGGTGTATCTGGTAACAGCAGTAGTGCCAGTCTGAGCAGTATGAGCGGGGGAGGAggaggagggggagggggaggtgACTTCATGAGTGACCTCGCCAAAAAGTTAGCCATGAGGAAGAAAGCCTCCCAAAATGAATCT CCCAGCAATGAGGGATCCACCCCACCAGAGGACAGAAGTAAGCGGGGAGGTTCCCACCCTCCACCCCCTGCTCCAGTAAAGATTGTGAATGGAACCACAAATTCCCCTACACCAGCCAGAAA TTCAGCTCAAACCCTCCCAAGGAACTTTGCGAGGACATCTTCAACACCTTCAGAGCTTTCAAATCGAGTTTCAGCAGAAGTTCCCAAACGAACTTCACTAAATAAAGTGTTATC ACGGCAACCCTCATTGACCGGCCAGGATACCGCAGCATCCTCGTTACCCCCCACAGGGGCCGGTGGTGGGAGTGGGGACCTGGAATCTCTCAAACAAGAAATCCTCAGTGAGATGAGACTGGAAATGAACAAGATGAAGTCAGAAATCATTGCTG CCATACAACAAACAATGAATGCCAGATAG
- the LOC128177670 gene encoding vasodilator-stimulated phosphoprotein-like isoform X10 — protein sequence MKDLSGNMYFHTSPSGIEVPIASGRANVMLYDDAAKKWVASGTTQGLSKVQIYRHTTNNTFRVVGRKLQDHEVVINCAIIRGLKYNQATPTFHQWRDQRQVYGLNFANKEDAECFAQAMATALDTINNAGRPGPPAMPPPGVPPQPQQNGPDPGDYQRHQRHPSGGAPPPQYREPQPMPAMQPHIPPQIPSQPVVPPGPPISAPPAPAAPPAAPPAPAAPPAPPAPPAPGAPPAPPPPSAAPPAPSGGGGGGLAAALQSAKLKKTQNEESSGGSGGVSGNSSSASLSSMSGGGGGGGGGGDFMSDLAKKLAMRKKASQNESPSNEGSTPPEDRSKRGGSHPPPPAPVKIVNGTTNSPTPARKRQPSLTGQDTAASSLPPTGAGGGSGDLESLKQEILSEMRLEMNKMKSEIIAAIQQTMNAR from the exons ATGAAGGACCTTTCAGGAAATATGTACTTCCACACCAGTCCCTCGGGGAT TGAGGTCCCAATAGCTTCAGGCCGGGCCAATGTCATGTTATATGATGATGCCGCCAAGAAATGGGTGGCAAGCGGTACAACACAGGGCCTCTCCAAGGTCCAGATTTATCGCCACACGACCAATAATACATTCAGGGTTGTGGGCAGGAAGCTGCAAGACCATGAG GTGGTCATTAACTGTGCAATCATTCGTGGTCTGAAATATAACCAAGCCACGCCCACATTTCATCAATGGCGAGACCAACGTCAGGTTTATGGTTTGAATTTTGCCAACAAGGAGGACGCAGAATGCTTTGCTCAGGCAATGGCTACCGCTTTGGATACCATAAACA ATGCAGGACGTCCTGGTCCACCAGCAATGCCACCCCCTGGGGTACCCCCACAGCCCCAGCAGAATGGACCAGA tccGGGAGATTATCAAAGACATCAGAGACATCCATCAGGCGGGGCAC CTCCCCCACAATACAGGGAACCACAGCCGATGCCAGCCATGCAGCCTCACATTCCACCGCAGATCCCCTCCCAGCCGGTGGTTCCACCTGGTCCCCCCATCTCTGCACCTCCTGCTCCAGCAGCCCCACCTGCTGCCCCACCAGCCCCTGCAGCCCCACCGGCTCCTCCTGCCCCACCGGCCCCAGGGGCACCACCAGCCCCACCACCTCCCTCTGCAGCCCCACCAGCTCCAAGTGGTGGAGGAGGGGGAGGCTTGGCTGCAGCATTACAGTCAGCGAAATTGAAAAAAACGCAG AATGAAGAATCTAGTGGTGGTAGTGGTGGTGTATCTGGTAACAGCAGTAGTGCCAGTCTGAGCAGTATGAGCGGGGGAGGAggaggagggggagggggaggtgACTTCATGAGTGACCTCGCCAAAAAGTTAGCCATGAGGAAGAAAGCCTCCCAAAATGAATCT CCCAGCAATGAGGGATCCACCCCACCAGAGGACAGAAGTAAGCGGGGAGGTTCCCACCCTCCACCCCCTGCTCCAGTAAAGATTGTGAATGGAACCACAAATTCCCCTACACCAGCCAGAAA ACGGCAACCCTCATTGACCGGCCAGGATACCGCAGCATCCTCGTTACCCCCCACAGGGGCCGGTGGTGGGAGTGGGGACCTGGAATCTCTCAAACAAGAAATCCTCAGTGAGATGAGACTGGAAATGAACAAGATGAAGTCAGAAATCATTGCTG CCATACAACAAACAATGAATGCCAGATAG
- the LOC128177670 gene encoding vasodilator-stimulated phosphoprotein-like isoform X2, with product MNRKYRSRELPPLPDEERSARRPTPPIPSPVVVSAHPDAQTGEVPIASGRANVMLYDDAAKKWVASGTTQGLSKVQIYRHTTNNTFRVVGRKLQDHEVVINCAIIRGLKYNQATPTFHQWRDQRQVYGLNFANKEDAECFAQAMATALDTINNAGRPGPPAMPPPGVPPQPQQNGPDPGDYQRHQRHPSGGAPPPQYREPQPMPAMQPHIPPQIPSQPVVPPGPPISAPPAPAAPPAAPPAPAAPPAPPAPPAPGAPPAPPPPSAAPPAPSGGGGGGLAAALQSAKLKKTQNEESSGGSGGVSGNSSSASLSSMSGGGGGGGGGGDFMSDLAKKLAMRKKASQNESPSNEGSTPPEDRSKRGGSHPPPPAPVKIVNGTTNSPTPARNSAQTLPRNFARTSSTPSELSNRVSAEVPKRTSLNKVLSRQPSLTGQDTAASSLPPTGAGGGSGDLESLKQEILSEMRLEMNKMKSEIIAAIQQTMNAR from the exons ATGAATCGAAAGTACAGATCTCGAGAGCTGCCTCCACTGCCAGACGAGGAGAGGTCGGCCCGGAGACCCACACCCCCCATACCCTCACCGGTGGTTGTGTCCGCTCATCCCGACGCTCAGACAGG TGAGGTCCCAATAGCTTCAGGCCGGGCCAATGTCATGTTATATGATGATGCCGCCAAGAAATGGGTGGCAAGCGGTACAACACAGGGCCTCTCCAAGGTCCAGATTTATCGCCACACGACCAATAATACATTCAGGGTTGTGGGCAGGAAGCTGCAAGACCATGAG GTGGTCATTAACTGTGCAATCATTCGTGGTCTGAAATATAACCAAGCCACGCCCACATTTCATCAATGGCGAGACCAACGTCAGGTTTATGGTTTGAATTTTGCCAACAAGGAGGACGCAGAATGCTTTGCTCAGGCAATGGCTACCGCTTTGGATACCATAAACA ATGCAGGACGTCCTGGTCCACCAGCAATGCCACCCCCTGGGGTACCCCCACAGCCCCAGCAGAATGGACCAGA tccGGGAGATTATCAAAGACATCAGAGACATCCATCAGGCGGGGCAC CTCCCCCACAATACAGGGAACCACAGCCGATGCCAGCCATGCAGCCTCACATTCCACCGCAGATCCCCTCCCAGCCGGTGGTTCCACCTGGTCCCCCCATCTCTGCACCTCCTGCTCCAGCAGCCCCACCTGCTGCCCCACCAGCCCCTGCAGCCCCACCGGCTCCTCCTGCCCCACCGGCCCCAGGGGCACCACCAGCCCCACCACCTCCCTCTGCAGCCCCACCAGCTCCAAGTGGTGGAGGAGGGGGAGGCTTGGCTGCAGCATTACAGTCAGCGAAATTGAAAAAAACGCAG AATGAAGAATCTAGTGGTGGTAGTGGTGGTGTATCTGGTAACAGCAGTAGTGCCAGTCTGAGCAGTATGAGCGGGGGAGGAggaggagggggagggggaggtgACTTCATGAGTGACCTCGCCAAAAAGTTAGCCATGAGGAAGAAAGCCTCCCAAAATGAATCT CCCAGCAATGAGGGATCCACCCCACCAGAGGACAGAAGTAAGCGGGGAGGTTCCCACCCTCCACCCCCTGCTCCAGTAAAGATTGTGAATGGAACCACAAATTCCCCTACACCAGCCAGAAA TTCAGCTCAAACCCTCCCAAGGAACTTTGCGAGGACATCTTCAACACCTTCAGAGCTTTCAAATCGAGTTTCAGCAGAAGTTCCCAAACGAACTTCACTAAATAAAGTGTTATC ACGGCAACCCTCATTGACCGGCCAGGATACCGCAGCATCCTCGTTACCCCCCACAGGGGCCGGTGGTGGGAGTGGGGACCTGGAATCTCTCAAACAAGAAATCCTCAGTGAGATGAGACTGGAAATGAACAAGATGAAGTCAGAAATCATTGCTG CCATACAACAAACAATGAATGCCAGATAG